The genomic window TGTCTGCATGCTCGTGCCTTGGTTTCGAGATTCTCAATGGTCATGGGTGGCAGTCTGGCCGGCCGTCACCCGGTACAGGCCAAGCAGATCGAGAATCCTGATTGATCTCAGCGTGTCTTCAAGCGCTGATCGATCCTCAACGAAATCCGACCGGTCTAATGTGGCGATTAACAGGGAATCTTCTTGCTGCTTTTCAAAATAATGGTATGCATCAAGGAGCAAATCCCGATCATCGCTATTCTCCATAATCTGATTTAAATCGCTGAATTTCCCGGGATAAGTTGGTGAGTGATCTTCGGGTGCATCCGTCCAGATATGGAGACTGCTCTCGGGGGTCTTGAGTTTCTGCAAAAATGCGACAGCCACCTGAAAATCCTGCTTGATTTGCTGTTGGAGTTCATTCTTCAGGTTGTCTGGGGGACTGTGAGCAAGTTGCTGAAAGATCGATTCTCGATGGGAAATGTACTTTTTTACTGGCGATTTTAAATCGTCAAATTCTCGGTCGACAAACCGTTGGAGATCATCTATCAAGCGGTATTCTTCACCTATTGAGAAGTCATCCGCCACACGGGCGGCGACCTGAAGTGTTCGCCGACGGCACGTTTCGACAACCTTTCGTGCCTCTTCATGGACACGGATGCTGGTCACGTACTCTGCAGTCGAGATGTCGAAATAATATGCACTCGCCGAGTGCATATCATCCCATTTCACACTGAACCCAATCAAGAGATTAGCATCAAGGAAGTGCTTGGAATGACCCTTCAGACTGGCTAACTCTCGTTCAGGATTGATTTTGTCACTTTCGCCCATGGTTCATTTTCCGTGGCACGCGACGCGTTCTGTGCGTATATCCCTGCATCCAGCAACCGTGATTCAAAGTCAGTGAGACTTTGCTCATAGGTGGCTAGCGACTGGTTTGCCTGTTGTTCCCACCGTTCAAGCGTTTCTGCATCCGTTCCACTGGCAGTTTCGTATCTAAGGCGATTGCAGAAGACCTGCCACGTGGTCTCAGTAAGTTCGGTCAGTTCGGCCCGCAGGAGAGGATACTCGTTCGTCTCCGCTGTGAGGAATGTATCAGCTAGTGACACAAAGCGGCTGAAACGGGTGTTAAACGCCTCAAACGCGGGATCAAGTGGTAGTTTCCCTTCCGCCCTGTACAGCACTTGCTCGAGATCCGACGCAGTACGGTTCTCCTCGCAAGCAAAGTTTTGCAGTGCGGGCAGGGTAGTAAATTTGAACTCCGGTTGGAACTCGTAAGGCGCATCTACATAGATCTCGTCCTGAAGCATTCGATCGCGTTGCTCGCGGAACCGATACTCCTCTACTACTCTTCCGAGCTGGTCTACCGCTTCGTCCAGATCAGCACTGCCGATCGAAGGCTCTGGCGGTGTCTCTGGCCCCGGCATAAACTTTGTCGCATCTCCTGTCTCTTCGACAGATGCGACGCCGGTACGGGCGGCTCTGGTACCTGCATCGAAGGCTGGCTGACTGACGGGTCCATGGAGATACCAGTAAAATGGAAGAGCTTTCGAAATATCATTATCTTCGCCCAGATTCGCTTGGACCAGATATAGGATCTTGTGAAGATCCAGTTTGTATATGTGCGTACCATTGGGGAGCTGATCGAGCAATTCCCCAGTGAGGTAAAGCGCAACCTTCGTTGGATCTGTATTAGACATTACGGAAGGACGGTCTATTCAATACTCTCAGCGCATCAGATAAAAACCTTCTGCTGTCCCATACAGTCGTAGAACACCGCATCTTCGACATCTTGTTTCTCCCGCAGTGATTCTCTCCCAAGAATATATAGTGTGTGCTGACCAGAGGGTACATATCTCATGCTTGAACAGTCAACGGAAAAAACGCCGCGCATCGAGGATATGGAAGCTATCTCCGAGTACCTACTGGACGAGGTAACTAATCAAGCAACTTCAGATCATATTGGCCATCAAGACGCACACATTGGGAGTGCTCCATCGAGTACCTATTTTTCGGGGGCGCTGTCACCGACTCGTGCGGATATCGAGCATGATGACGATGATATCTATTCTCGAATCTCACCAAGTGCACTGCACATGATCATTCGTGTGGTTCGAGAAGATGACGGGCCACAGGTGGCAATCAAGCCGGATTTTGATGTCTTCTATCGAATCTTTCCACGGTGGAAAGACCGGGGCATCGACACAGAACAGTCAGTCTATCGAAAACTGTCTCCCAATATAGAGCCTGTCACAGTATCGCTGCCGGGGCCGGAAGCAGATATAGCAGCTATAGAGCGATCGCTGGACGATGCGGAAGCCACGATTGCAGATGCAATTGGTGATGCATTAGAAGATGTGCATGCAGACATTCGTGATGATCCGCTCCAGTACAGCAGTGGTCAGGTTGGGGAGCAGTTGATCGATGATTTTCATGAGGGTGAGTTCGACGACGCCGGAACCTATCGTAAGCATGCCGCAGAGGCTAACCGCGAATTACAGACTCCCAAGTTCGATGTGCGAGTAGCACTCGATGTGCTGAATCCGAATGACACAGGGCCATTACAATTGAAGCTCAGTCTGGAAAATATCGCCAGTGATGCTCCGGACCCAGACCTGATCGAGCACACGATCTTCGGTGCTGGCCTTTCAGTGTCCGAAATCAATGATGTCTCGTTTGCCCCGTTCCGGTTTACGCGGCTGCCAGAAGACTACCGCTATGACCGCGAACTGGAGGGGTACGGGATTAACTGTTCAGTTGAACGCGTCACAGATGCGGAACAAGAAACGCTCCAGACTACCTGTCTGCCGATTCACGAGCAGTATCGGTATCGACATCGAGAACCGGAGGATGATGAGTCAGTACCCCGATTCCAGCGATTGGCTGATGAGCCACTGGAGATCCTGCGAGATTTGAAGGGTGAAATGGAAGCCTATCGCGACCGGGTCTGGAGTACGAAAGTTACAGAACTGGAAGCGGAATACGGATCTTCGGTGGCTGAGGAGGCCCGTGAGCAGATGGCAGATTTTGAGGCCGAGATTAAGCGGTTTGAACGCGGAATCCAGGTACTCGAGGAATACGAGGATATTCGATGGGCGTTCGAGTTGATGAACGAAACGTTCGACGTGAAAGTGCTACAGGATGATGGGTCCCGGGCGTATGATTCGTGGAGGCTTTTCCAGATTGTATTTATAGTCTCCAATCTGCCAGACCTTGCTGCCCGCGAACACGCCAGTCTCGCGGAGGAAGTATCGCCGAGCGAGGAGGTAAGTCTGCTCTGGTTCCCCACTGGCGGAGGGAAAACGGAGGCGTATCTCGGCCTCGTTGTGACGGCTATGCATTTTGACCGAATTCGAGGGAAGAATATCGGTTTAACGTCGATGATGCGGTATCCGTTGCGGCTATTGAGTCTCCAGCAGTTCCAGCGGATCACGGAACTGTTTATGTACGCGGATGAAATCCGCGAACGGCACTCGCTTGGTGGAGACCGCTATTCGGTCGGATATCTAACGGGAGGGACGGAAAATAAACTACGTGATCTGATCAAGAAAGAATTTGCACAGAGCAGTCTTGATGCGAGAGACTCGGCCAAGAATCTCCAGAAAGCACAGGAGCTAGCGGACCGCTGGAAGAACGATTCCTTGCATAATATCTCTCGTGAAGGCCACCAGTTCCTGAACAAATGTCCGAAATGTAGTGGTGATGTGATCACTGAATTTAATCCAGATAAATTAACTGTCGATCATACGTGCATCAATAATGAGTGTAGCTGGGATCGGTTGCCAATCTACGTCATCGACAACGAAATCTACCGGCACCTGCCGACGATGGTTATCGGCACGCAGGATAAACTCGCAGCACTTGGGTACGAGCGGAAATTCCGGCTGCTCCTCGGGCACGTTGAGGAACGCTGTCCAGATCATGGGTTTACTGATGGGACAGAATGCACAGAGAAGTACTTCTGCTCGATTGACGCTGATGAACATCAGTCATTGTACCCGAAGGATCCGGTGCCCGGGCTCCAGATTCAGGACGAGCTTCACCTTGTCAAAGAAGAACTGGGTACATTTGAATCGCATTACTGGAGTGCAATGGAGAAAGTCATCGAATGGAGCAACCACGAGAAACCGAAATTGATCGCGGCTACAGCGACGATCGAAGCCTATGAGAATCAGATCTCGCATCTCTATCAGCGAGACGCCACACTGTTTCCAGTCCCCGGACCCGAATATCGGGAATCGTTTTACGCTACTGAGGACCCCAATGAAGTCCAGCGATATTTTCTTGGAATTACCCCGTGGAATCGATCACACATCAACAGTGTTGTCAGCATTCTTGAGGCTCAGCAACGCGCGGTTCAAGATCTGCGGGACAACTTTGAGGCAGCCGAGGACCTCTCAATCGAGGATTTCAACACTATTGATACATTGAGCGAACTCAGTGATTTGCTTAGCTTCTATGAGACCGCCGTGAATTATGTTATTAGCAAGAAAGAAGGCGCTCGGATCTACACCTCTATTGAAACTCAGATTAATGAGGATCTCACCAGAGACGGATACGACGAGATCGATCGAATGTCTCTCAGCGGGGACAGCAGTTTCCAGGCCGTTTCGGAGATGCTTGATCGATTTGAATCCCTGCCCGATAACCCCGATACGGACACTGAGGAAGTCATCATTGCGACCAGCACGATCAGCCACGGTGTCGACCTAGATGCTCTGAACTTCATGATTTTCTTCGGAATGCCTCGCCGGACTGCCGAATATATCCAGTCCAGCAGTCGTGTGGGCCGAAAATACCCCGGTATTATCGTTGACGCGTTCCACCCGATCCGTGAACGTGATCGTAGTCACTTCCATTATTTTGATAAATATCATGAATATCAAGACTGGCTTGTCGAGCCAGTGCCAGTCAATCGGTGGGCAAAGTTCAGTGTGAAACGAACCCTCCCCGGCCTGTTCATGTCCTTGCTCCTCCAGAAGCACTACACCGAGATTTATCAAGAAATCGGGTCTCCCTACCAGACAAAAACGATCGCAAAGGCACACGCCCAGGGGATGATTTCCGAAAAAGAATTAATCGAAGATCTTTGCGAGATATATGGTACTGATAAACACAAGAGCCCGGTCTTTAGAGACGTTATCGAGAGGAAAGTCACTCAGTTCATGAGCGCAATCGACAGCAAACAAAAGAACTTCGTCAGTGATAGTCTTCCCGGCGACCATGGAACCATGTTCAGCCTCCGAGATGTCGACCAGTCAGTTCAGGTATTCCCAACCCGAGAGGATGGACACATCGTAGAAAATCTGGCCGACAAAGGGGGTGAGAACTGATGCAGCGAGGCCTTGCGCAAGTTCTGTATCAGTTTATGCCCGGGAAAACCTTTGATAACCCGGAGAACGATACAATCGAGCAAGTCAAAGGAATCTCCAGTACCGACATCTCAGACGAGGTTAATACCGACTACCTAATTAAAAGTGTACGGGCGAAAGTGGATAACTGGGACGGTCCAGCGCAAGGATTTCTTCCGCCAGAACGAGAATTCTGGACAATTCAGCAGCCAGACTCTGTCATTACGAAAGTATTTCCACTCGTTTTCCGGTGTCGGAATTGTGGCCATGTCGTCGATCACACCTATAATCGTGAATCACTGGCCTCAGAGCCGGTGAACTGCAGTCATTGCGGGAGCGGACGGCTCTGGCAGATTCACCACGTGATGGTTTGTGATGAGTGTTCGGAGATGGAATCGATTCCGGTTCCGCGCTGTCGGAATGGGCACAACGACCAGTGGATGATTCTTGACAGCAGTGCTGAGCGTTACAAGAACTTCCGCTGGGTCTGCAAGATCTGTGATGAGGAAGTTTCAAGCGGACTATACCGTAAATGTGACTGCGGCAACTCGATGCAACCGACTGTTCATCGCGCTTCGATGGCCTATCGCATCCACAGTTTCACAGATGTTCATATCCACCATCACTACGACCTCGAAGAAGGCTCCGAAAAAATAGACACTGTACGGGAAGTATCACTTGGCGCTGCACTCGGGCTCTTTGAACATCCAGATACAGAAGTTCAGGAACTCGTGGAGAGGGATACAGGCGGAGATAGTGGTGTTGAAGATATCTTGAATGACGATACGCTGTCGCCTGAACAGAAGGCTGCTCTTCAAGAAAAGTACGGGGACCTCGTTGAGGAATCCGAGCAGCTAGGTGAGGTCCAGGAACAGGTGAATGAACTTGTAGATGCGGATCGGGAGCTGTCACGGAATCATTTGAATTTCCTGCGGACACTGGAAGAGATTGAGAGTGAGCGTACTGCGGAGTTCCTTGCGGATGTTGATCGACCGGTTGATTGGGAGGCAGAGTTCGCGAAAACGGGGATTGCGGAGCTACGGTTGACAAGCGAGTTCCCGATTCTCACAGGGGTGTTTGGGTATCATCGAACGTTCGATGATCCTGAGGAGGGGCGTTTCCCAGCAATCAAAGCGTTTCCGCAGAAAGATAATGGTCTTCCAATTTATGCAACACGGACCGAGACGGAGGCGATTTTGTTGTCGCTTGACCCAATCGCTGTCGCGGAGTGGTTATATATAAATAATCTGGTGTCTAAAGACCCTGCGGAGTTGAGTGATGCGGAAACAAGAGCACTGGTGTATAATCGTATGGAGACTGTTGGACCATACTCGGAGTTGTCCGAAATGGACGAGGTGACAGAGCATGTGCATGGGTTGCTACATACGGTCTCACATGAGCTAATCAAAGAAGCTGCACAGCTTTCGGGAATAGAGAGAACGAGCCTTGCCGAGTTCCTGTTCCCTGAGGCATTATCCATAGCAATTTATTCAAACCATACGGAGTCCTTTACAATTGGAGGACTTTATACACTAGTTGAACGGAATCTGGAGAACTGGCTGTCTGATGTACGGCAAGAATCCCGATTCTGTCTATATGATCCGGTTTGCGCTGAACAGAACGGGACGTGTCATGCGTGCACGCACATAAGTGAAGTTAGTTGCCAGCACTTCAATCAAAATTTGAGTCGCGGGCATTTGTATGGCGAAGCCACAACAAGCCGGGACGTCACCGGTTTCTGGGAGCTAACCAATGGACGTTAAGTCAATCGCACATCTCTCGGACAACCTGCAGTCGTTGGGTGTTCCGCCGCGAATGTTTGGTGCAGTGATTGAGTACTGTGCTGGGGCCGTTGAGGGTGGCGTAACAGTTGATGCGATTTCTGATGAACTTGGTGTATCGCGGGAACTGACTCGGACAGTGCTAAAACGGCTGGTATTGGTAGATGCTTTAGCGCTGAGTGAGGAAGACGGAGTGTATAAAATTAATTATAACGTGTTCGACACGGTGATTGAGCGAATTCATTGGTTTTCGTCTATGGAAAACCAAGATGCTATTGACTCTATTCTTACAGAGTCTCCTGCAGAGATCGAAGTGGTAACGAGTTCGCCGTCAGGAATTGAGGGAATTCCGCACTCCAGTATTACGGGCAGGATGATAGAAATGATCGCGGGAGCATCGGAAAGGGTTGTTGTAGTGAACCCATTTTTCACTGATGGTGGGCTTGATCTGTTACTGGATGCATTCGTTGCTGCTACAGCACGGGGGGTGTCACTGCGGATGATCACGCGAGATATCGAAAAAGGTGATCAGTCAAATGCAGATGACATTGGACGTTTAGCGTCACGGATTCGTGATGGTGGACAACTGGAGAAATTCAGTGTGTTTGAGATTGATACGACAGCGTTCCAAGATGCGTCGTTGCATGCTAAGGCAATGGTGGTAGACAGTCACCGATCGTATGTTGGTAGTGCTAATCTTACTAATCAGAGTCTGCAAAATGCTGTTGAAATGGGGTTGTATCTGGAAGGGGTCCCTGTAGAGCAGATTAATTCGTATCTCGAACAGTGCTGTAACTCAGACCTGTTTTGTTCCGTCGATATAGAGTCAGTCCTGTAGCAGGGGTTGGATGGCTCTAGGAATACAACAATAGGCTGTAGTATCATCAGATGGGTTTCTCCCTACCGAAAGGAGGTAATTTTTGATGATTATGTACGCTGGCCTCCAAGGCTTCGGGCAGAAATCAGGCGGTTATATCTGGACTCGAGAACCGACGGTAATATAAATAAAATTGCACAATCTGTGCACGTATTATATCCAAACTATTTTGTGGTCAGCAAAGGTGGTGATTATTTATGAGCGGAACCGAGGGACAGCGGACACCAACCCTGGAAACTGACTGGGAGGATCTGACTGATGAACACCAGTCGCGTCGTGAAGAAATCGAGAACAGTATTCGAAACTGGCCCGAAGAAATCACTCAAGCATCCTATATCATAGGTGCCATTGGCGCTGGGAAAACACAACTTCTGTCTCATCTGTTTAGATACTCATATGCAAACACCGGAAAGCCAGCGCTGTATGTCACGATGGGTCAGCTTCTTGATGACCTAGAATCCCATGACGAGTACCCTGAAACAGGGGTAATCTCACAAGAAAAACTACATGATCTAATGGAAGATGTGGCCAGATCACGACTCGACGATATCAATTCAACGATCACTGACGAGGGCAACTTCGACCGCGGAGACTACTTATTGGATGCTGGTCGTCTCTCAGATGTCAAAAAGTATGCAGACATTCTCGGAATCTCCAAAGATGAGTTTAGTGAGATTGCCACGCAGAGTGATGAGATCATCCTCATCGTAGATGAAATGGAGGAAAGTTACAATCGGCTGGGCGAGATGGTTGCCCAGACAACTGGACCGCTACGCGAGGTCGTCGAACGAGTCGAGCGAGGCAACTCCTCGTTTTATCTAATTGGGGGATTCGGGTATGCAAGTGTTCACGAACTGGGGGAAGCAGAATACCGGCGTGTCAATCCTGTAACTCTCCCAATCATAAAACCCCAGAGTATTCCATCAGTACTTGCATCAGAGATTACTCCGGAACAGCGAAACTTTATTTGGTGGATGTCACGCGGCCGGCCGGGATGGCTGGAAATTGCGAATTCGGGCTACGAAATGCGTCCAGATGGCCTTCAGGGAAGCTACAATACACTTGCGGATATCCCGAACCTGGCGATGTCACGAGTGGACATTATCGCACTTGAGGAACTTGAGGAATATCTTCAAGACTTGACGGAGACGGAACGAGATCTTACTGCAGCTACACTGTTTACTCCAGCACCCACACAAATCAAAAATATGGCGGGACTAACAGTAGACGAGTTGGCTACCAGTGATTCACCTGTATTGACTGACAGTGGCACAGAGAGCCTTGATGCAGTTGCAGATGCCTTCCTTGCAGGGACTCATCGATTCGACAAGTACGATGATGCTGTCGTATCGGATCAATTAGTCCGACGATTCCTCATACGGATTCTACGGGGGATATCAAATAGCGATGGTGAGCTTGTGTTTGGTGCTGCACAAACACCGATGTTCCAGCGCGGGACTATTTGCAAAGACCGCATGCTCGCACCACTTGCTGAGAGAATCCATGATATTGCACTTGAGGAGAGCGGCGATGGTGAGGAGGAAACTGTAGATTTCCTCTACGAACTCTTGCAGTTCATCCAGAGCACGACTGCAGAAGAGTTAGCCGGCGAATTCGGGAAGTTTTTTGATCTCTTTTCTGAAAGCGACGAGCTGACGACAGAGAGTTATGTTGGCCCCGGCCTGC from Natranaeroarchaeum aerophilus includes these protein-coding regions:
- a CDS encoding phospholipase D-like domain-containing protein, with protein sequence MDVKSIAHLSDNLQSLGVPPRMFGAVIEYCAGAVEGGVTVDAISDELGVSRELTRTVLKRLVLVDALALSEEDGVYKINYNVFDTVIERIHWFSSMENQDAIDSILTESPAEIEVVTSSPSGIEGIPHSSITGRMIEMIAGASERVVVVNPFFTDGGLDLLLDAFVAATARGVSLRMITRDIEKGDQSNADDIGRLASRIRDGGQLEKFSVFEIDTTAFQDASLHAKAMVVDSHRSYVGSANLTNQSLQNAVEMGLYLEGVPVEQINSYLEQCCNSDLFCSVDIESVL
- a CDS encoding helicase-related protein, whose amino-acid sequence is MLEQSTEKTPRIEDMEAISEYLLDEVTNQATSDHIGHQDAHIGSAPSSTYFSGALSPTRADIEHDDDDIYSRISPSALHMIIRVVREDDGPQVAIKPDFDVFYRIFPRWKDRGIDTEQSVYRKLSPNIEPVTVSLPGPEADIAAIERSLDDAEATIADAIGDALEDVHADIRDDPLQYSSGQVGEQLIDDFHEGEFDDAGTYRKHAAEANRELQTPKFDVRVALDVLNPNDTGPLQLKLSLENIASDAPDPDLIEHTIFGAGLSVSEINDVSFAPFRFTRLPEDYRYDRELEGYGINCSVERVTDAEQETLQTTCLPIHEQYRYRHREPEDDESVPRFQRLADEPLEILRDLKGEMEAYRDRVWSTKVTELEAEYGSSVAEEAREQMADFEAEIKRFERGIQVLEEYEDIRWAFELMNETFDVKVLQDDGSRAYDSWRLFQIVFIVSNLPDLAAREHASLAEEVSPSEEVSLLWFPTGGGKTEAYLGLVVTAMHFDRIRGKNIGLTSMMRYPLRLLSLQQFQRITELFMYADEIRERHSLGGDRYSVGYLTGGTENKLRDLIKKEFAQSSLDARDSAKNLQKAQELADRWKNDSLHNISREGHQFLNKCPKCSGDVITEFNPDKLTVDHTCINNECSWDRLPIYVIDNEIYRHLPTMVIGTQDKLAALGYERKFRLLLGHVEERCPDHGFTDGTECTEKYFCSIDADEHQSLYPKDPVPGLQIQDELHLVKEELGTFESHYWSAMEKVIEWSNHEKPKLIAATATIEAYENQISHLYQRDATLFPVPGPEYRESFYATEDPNEVQRYFLGITPWNRSHINSVVSILEAQQRAVQDLRDNFEAAEDLSIEDFNTIDTLSELSDLLSFYETAVNYVISKKEGARIYTSIETQINEDLTRDGYDEIDRMSLSGDSSFQAVSEMLDRFESLPDNPDTDTEEVIIATSTISHGVDLDALNFMIFFGMPRRTAEYIQSSSRVGRKYPGIIVDAFHPIRERDRSHFHYFDKYHEYQDWLVEPVPVNRWAKFSVKRTLPGLFMSLLLQKHYTEIYQEIGSPYQTKTIAKAHAQGMISEKELIEDLCEIYGTDKHKSPVFRDVIERKVTQFMSAIDSKQKNFVSDSLPGDHGTMFSLRDVDQSVQVFPTREDGHIVENLADKGGEN